A part of Rattus rattus isolate New Zealand chromosome 4, Rrattus_CSIRO_v1, whole genome shotgun sequence genomic DNA contains:
- the Frs3 gene encoding fibroblast growth factor receptor substrate 3 — MGSCCSCLDRDSVPHNHPTKFKVTNVDDEGVELGSGVMELTQSELVLHLHQQEAVRWPYLCLRRYGYDSNLFSFESGRRCQTGQGIFAFKCSRAEEIFNLLQDLMQCNSINVTEEPVIITRNSHPQELDLPRGSSQPTGYTVSSFSNGFPGCPGEGPRFSSAPRRPSTSSLRHPSPGEESTQTLIASDEQSHTYVNTPTGEEDRRSRHCLQPLPEGRVPFPPQTQVSDQRDPQVFLQPGQVKFVLGPTPARRQVMKCQSLCPSMQDPPLHNNNNEGPSECPAQPKCTYENVSGGLQQGAGWRLSPEERGWSGLAHRRAALLHYENLPPLPPVWESQVQQLGGEAGDDGDSKDGLTPSSNGFPDGEEDETPLQKPTSTRASARSHSSFPVPLTRRRGSPRVFNFDFRRPGPEPPRQLNYIQVELKGWGTAHPKGPQNPSVSGAPGPTPHPARSSDSYAVIDLKKTVAMSNLQRALPRDDGTVRKTRHNSTDLPL, encoded by the exons ATGGGGAGCTGCTGTAGCTGCCTGGACAGAGACAGCGTGCCACACAACCACCCTACCAAGTTCAAG GTGACAAATGTGGATGATGAAGGGGTGGAGTTGGGCTCAGGGGTGATGGAGCTGACCCAGAGTGAGCTGGTGCTGCACCTGCACCAGCAGGAAGCTGTCCGCTGGCCCTACCTCTGCCTGCGGCGCTATGGCTACGACTCCAATCTCTTCTCCTTTGAGAGTGGCCGCCGCTGTCAGACAGGCCAGG GGATCTTTGCGTTCAAGTGCTCAAGGGCGGAGGAAATCTTCAACCTGCTGCAGGACCTCATGCAGTGTAACAGCATCAATGTGACAGAAGAGCCAGTCATCATCACACGGAACAGCCACCCCCAAGAGCTTGACCTCCCTCGAGGCTCCTCCCAGCCCACGG GCTACACAGTCTCCAGCTTCTCCAATGGcttccctggctgccctggagaaGGCCCACGGTTCTCCTCTGCTCCGCGCCGACCCTCCACAAGCAGTCTGCGACACCCGTCGCCTGGGGAAGAGTCCACCCAGACCCTCATTGCCTCGGATGAGCAG TCTCACACCTATGTGAACACACCAACCGGGGAAGAGGACCGCAGGAGTCGCCACTGCCTGCAGCCACTGCCTGAGGGCAGGGTGCCCTTCCCACCACAGACACAGGTCTCCGACCAGCGGGACCCACAGGTGTTCCTGCAGCCAGGGCAGGTCAAGTTCGTGTTGGGCCCCACCCCTGCTCGACGACAGGTGATGAAGTGCCAGAGCCTCTGCCCCAGCATGCAGGACCCTCCcctccacaacaacaacaacgaggGCCCTTCCGagtgcccagcccagcccaaatGCACCTATGAGAACGTCAGTGGAGGTCTGCAGCAAGGGGCTGGCTGGAGACTGAGCCCAGAGGAGCGAGGGTGGAGTGGCCTGGCCCACCGTCGGGCTGCCCTGCTGCACTATGAGAacctgccccctcttcctcctgtgtggGAGAGCCAAGTCCAACAgctgggaggggaggctggggatGATGGGGACTCCAAGGATGGGCTTACCCCGTCCTCAAATGGCTTCCCTGATGGTGAGGAAGATGAAACCCCGCTACAGAAGCCCACCAGCACCCGAGCCTCCGCCCGTAGTCACAGCAGCTTCCCAGTCCCTCTGACCCGCCGCCGAGGCTCCCCAAGGGTCTTCAACTTTGATTTCCGCCGGCCGGGCCCTGAGCCCCCAAGGCAGCTCAACTACATCCAGGTGGAGCTCAAGGGCTGGGGCACAGCCCATCCCAAGGGGCCCCAGAACCCCTCGGTGTCTGGAGCTCCTGGGCCCACCCCACACCCTGCTCGAAGCTCAGACTCCTATGCCGTGATTGACCTCAAGAAAACGGTGGCCATGTCCAACCTGCAGAGGGCCCTGCCCCGAGATGACGGCACTGTCAGGAAGACTCGGCACAACAGCACCGACCTGCCTCTGTAG
- the Prickle4 gene encoding prickle-like protein 4 isoform X1, with product MSVQNSDWSLQQDNPIFNIDPPVNTDSDSGHRPVQGYGDISVQAPTSSSLGPPCPDISQASNWPGFRTLLQQLPPQDSDERYCLALGEEELAQLRLFCAQRKQKSLGQGVARLLPPKLEGHTCEKCKKLLNPGEYGVFAARAGERCCWHRPCFACQACGQALTNLIYFYHDGHLYCGRHHAELLRPRCPACDQLIFSQRCTEAEGRRWHENHFCCQDCAEPLDGGRYALPGGSPCCPSCFARRYRSGGSSSIGAAEGQASLGKGGDGADLNGRERRLGLSMEGGNLPGQNPSPHTHAVLQQPLLQQHLVHPPQPPDASIGARSSHRASLACELQGPLEPTRRGCGAGLAPKRGRRSPTGGRRRGPLG from the exons ATGTCAGTTCAGAATTCTGACTGGTCCCTCCAACAGGACAATCCTATCTTCAACATAGATCCACCAGTCAACACAGACAGTGATTCAGGCCACCGGCCAGTACAGGGCTATGGGGATATCTCTGTTCAG GCTCCTACGTCCTCGAGCTTGGGCCCACCTTGCCCGGATATCAGCCAAGCTTCAAACTGGCCTGGCTTTCGGACCCTCCTGCAGCAGCTTCCACCACAGGACAGTGAT GAACGCTACTGTTTGGCCCTAGGGGAGGAGGAACTGGCCCAACTTCGACTTTTCTGTGCCCAGCGGAAGCAAAAATCTCTGGGACAGGGGGTGGCCCGTCTACTGCCTCCTAAGCTTGAAGGCCACACTTGTGAGAAG TGCAAGAAGCTGCTGAACCCAGGGGAGTATGGAGTGTTCGCAGCCAGGGCCGGAGAGCGGTGCTGCTGGCACAGACCTTGCTTTGCCTGCCAGGCCTGTGGCCAGGCCCTGACAAATCTCATCTACTTCTACCACGATGGGCACCTGTACTGTGGCCGTCATCACGCAGAGCTGCTGCGACCTCGATGTCCGGCTTGTGACCAG CTGATCTTCTCCCAGCGCTGCACCGAGGCCGAGGGACGGCGCTGGCACGAGAACCACTTCTGTTGCCAAGACTGCGCAGAGCCCCTGGATGGGGGACGTTATGCCCTGCCGGGGGGTAGCCCGTGCTGCCCCAGCTGCTTTGCGAGACGCTACAGAAGTGGGGGCTCTAGCTCAATAGGGGCAGCGGAAGGACAGGCGTCCCTTGGTAAAGGAGGGGATGGTGCAGATCTTAATGGGAGGGAGCGGCGGCTTGGGCTGAGCATGGAAGGGGGTAATCTCCCAGGCCAGAACCCCTCGCCCCATACCCACGCTGTCCTACAACAACCACTGCTCCAGCAACACCTCGTCCACCCACCGCAACCCCCAGACGCGAGCATTGGGGCCCGCAGTTCTCACCGCGCGTCCCTGGCCTGCGAGCTCCAAGGGCCTCTTGAACCCACTCGGCGGGGCTGCGGCGCCGGACTCGCTCCCAAGCGGGGGAGGCGGTCGCCCACTGGTGGACGGAGGCGGGGGCCCCTGGGGTAG
- the Prickle4 gene encoding prickle-like protein 4 isoform X3: MSVQNSDWSLQQDNPIFNIDPPVNTDSDSGHRPVQGYGDISVQAPTSSSLGPPCPDISQASNWPGFRTLLQQLPPQDSDERYCLALGEEELAQLRLFCAQRKQKSLGQGVARLLPPKLEGHTCEKCKKLLNPGEYGVFAARAGERCCWHRPCFACQACGQALTNLIYFYHDGHLYCGRHHAELLRPRCPACDQLIFSQRCTEAEGRRWHENHFCCQDCAEPLDGGRYALPGGSPCCPSCFARRYRSGGSSSIGAAEGQASLGEGPDPNVGCNRASSDDKITSRAALPSAVAIPSEASKQQDRNSPQTPKEGSPCPTCSSSSESEPEGYFFGQRLPDLWKTPENLQADDRGISRKHCAIC; the protein is encoded by the exons ATGTCAGTTCAGAATTCTGACTGGTCCCTCCAACAGGACAATCCTATCTTCAACATAGATCCACCAGTCAACACAGACAGTGATTCAGGCCACCGGCCAGTACAGGGCTATGGGGATATCTCTGTTCAG GCTCCTACGTCCTCGAGCTTGGGCCCACCTTGCCCGGATATCAGCCAAGCTTCAAACTGGCCTGGCTTTCGGACCCTCCTGCAGCAGCTTCCACCACAGGACAGTGAT GAACGCTACTGTTTGGCCCTAGGGGAGGAGGAACTGGCCCAACTTCGACTTTTCTGTGCCCAGCGGAAGCAAAAATCTCTGGGACAGGGGGTGGCCCGTCTACTGCCTCCTAAGCTTGAAGGCCACACTTGTGAGAAG TGCAAGAAGCTGCTGAACCCAGGGGAGTATGGAGTGTTCGCAGCCAGGGCCGGAGAGCGGTGCTGCTGGCACAGACCTTGCTTTGCCTGCCAGGCCTGTGGCCAGGCCCTGACAAATCTCATCTACTTCTACCACGATGGGCACCTGTACTGTGGCCGTCATCACGCAGAGCTGCTGCGACCTCGATGTCCGGCTTGTGACCAG CTGATCTTCTCCCAGCGCTGCACCGAGGCCGAGGGACGGCGCTGGCACGAGAACCACTTCTGTTGCCAAGACTGCGCAGAGCCCCTGGATGGGGGACGTTATGCCCTGCCGGGGGGTAGCCCGTGCTGCCCCAGCTGCTTTGCGAGACGCTACAGAAGTGGGGGCTCTAGCTCAATAGGGGCAGCGGAAGGACAGGCGTCCCTTG GAGAAGGACCTGATCCAAATGTCGGCTGTAACCGTGCCTCCTCGGATGACAAGATCACCTCCCGAGCTGCGCTTCCCTCTGCAGTGGCAATCCCGAGTGAGGCGTCCAAACAGCAGGATAGAAACAGCCCACAGACACCCAAAGAGGGCAGCCCCTGCCccacctgctcctcttcctctgagtCGGAACCCGAAGGCTATTTCTTCGGCCAGCGCCTTCCAGATCTCTGGAAGACCCCTGAAAACCTCCAAGCAGATGACAGAGGCATCTCCAGGAAGCATTGCGCTATTTGTTAG
- the Prickle4 gene encoding prickle-like protein 4 isoform X4, with translation MSVQNSDWSLQQDNPIFNIDPPVNTDSDSGHRPVQGYGDISVQAPTSSSLGPPCPDISQASNWPGFRTLLQQLPPQDSDERYCLALGEEELAQLRLFCAQRKQKSLGQGVARLLPPKLEGHTCEKCKKLLNPGEYGVFAARAGERCCWHRPCFACQACGQALTNLIYFYHDGHLYCGRHHAELLRPRCPACDQLIFSQRCTEAEGRRWHENHFCCQDCAEPLDGGRYALPGGSPCCPSCFARRYRSGGSSSIGAAEGQASLEGPDPNVGCNRASSDDKITSRAALPSAVAIPSEASKQQDRNSPQTPKEGSPCPTCSSSSESEPEGYFFGQRLPDLWKTPENLQADDRGISRKHCAIC, from the exons ATGTCAGTTCAGAATTCTGACTGGTCCCTCCAACAGGACAATCCTATCTTCAACATAGATCCACCAGTCAACACAGACAGTGATTCAGGCCACCGGCCAGTACAGGGCTATGGGGATATCTCTGTTCAG GCTCCTACGTCCTCGAGCTTGGGCCCACCTTGCCCGGATATCAGCCAAGCTTCAAACTGGCCTGGCTTTCGGACCCTCCTGCAGCAGCTTCCACCACAGGACAGTGAT GAACGCTACTGTTTGGCCCTAGGGGAGGAGGAACTGGCCCAACTTCGACTTTTCTGTGCCCAGCGGAAGCAAAAATCTCTGGGACAGGGGGTGGCCCGTCTACTGCCTCCTAAGCTTGAAGGCCACACTTGTGAGAAG TGCAAGAAGCTGCTGAACCCAGGGGAGTATGGAGTGTTCGCAGCCAGGGCCGGAGAGCGGTGCTGCTGGCACAGACCTTGCTTTGCCTGCCAGGCCTGTGGCCAGGCCCTGACAAATCTCATCTACTTCTACCACGATGGGCACCTGTACTGTGGCCGTCATCACGCAGAGCTGCTGCGACCTCGATGTCCGGCTTGTGACCAG CTGATCTTCTCCCAGCGCTGCACCGAGGCCGAGGGACGGCGCTGGCACGAGAACCACTTCTGTTGCCAAGACTGCGCAGAGCCCCTGGATGGGGGACGTTATGCCCTGCCGGGGGGTAGCCCGTGCTGCCCCAGCTGCTTTGCGAGACGCTACAGAAGTGGGGGCTCTAGCTCAATAGGGGCAGCGGAAGGACAGGCGTCCCTTG AAGGACCTGATCCAAATGTCGGCTGTAACCGTGCCTCCTCGGATGACAAGATCACCTCCCGAGCTGCGCTTCCCTCTGCAGTGGCAATCCCGAGTGAGGCGTCCAAACAGCAGGATAGAAACAGCCCACAGACACCCAAAGAGGGCAGCCCCTGCCccacctgctcctcttcctctgagtCGGAACCCGAAGGCTATTTCTTCGGCCAGCGCCTTCCAGATCTCTGGAAGACCCCTGAAAACCTCCAAGCAGATGACAGAGGCATCTCCAGGAAGCATTGCGCTATTTGTTAG
- the Prickle4 gene encoding prickle-like protein 4 isoform X2 produces MSVQNSDWSLQQDNPIFNIDPPVNTDSDSGHRPVQGYGDISVQAPTSSSLGPPCPDISQASNWPGFRTLLQQLPPQDSDERYCLALGEEELAQLRLFCAQRKQKSLGQGVARLLPPKLEGHTCEKCKKLLNPGEYGVFAARAGERCCWHRPCFACQACGQALTNLIYFYHDGHLYCGRHHAELLRPRCPACDQRCTEAEGRRWHENHFCCQDCAEPLDGGRYALPGGSPCCPSCFARRYRSGGSSSIGAAEGQASLGKGGDGADLNGRERRLGLSMEGGNLPGQNPSPHTHAVLQQPLLQQHLVHPPQPPDASIGARSSHRASLACELQGPLEPTRRGCGAGLAPKRGRRSPTGGRRRGPLG; encoded by the exons ATGTCAGTTCAGAATTCTGACTGGTCCCTCCAACAGGACAATCCTATCTTCAACATAGATCCACCAGTCAACACAGACAGTGATTCAGGCCACCGGCCAGTACAGGGCTATGGGGATATCTCTGTTCAG GCTCCTACGTCCTCGAGCTTGGGCCCACCTTGCCCGGATATCAGCCAAGCTTCAAACTGGCCTGGCTTTCGGACCCTCCTGCAGCAGCTTCCACCACAGGACAGTGAT GAACGCTACTGTTTGGCCCTAGGGGAGGAGGAACTGGCCCAACTTCGACTTTTCTGTGCCCAGCGGAAGCAAAAATCTCTGGGACAGGGGGTGGCCCGTCTACTGCCTCCTAAGCTTGAAGGCCACACTTGTGAGAAG TGCAAGAAGCTGCTGAACCCAGGGGAGTATGGAGTGTTCGCAGCCAGGGCCGGAGAGCGGTGCTGCTGGCACAGACCTTGCTTTGCCTGCCAGGCCTGTGGCCAGGCCCTGACAAATCTCATCTACTTCTACCACGATGGGCACCTGTACTGTGGCCGTCATCACGCAGAGCTGCTGCGACCTCGATGTCCGGCTTGTGACCAG CGCTGCACCGAGGCCGAGGGACGGCGCTGGCACGAGAACCACTTCTGTTGCCAAGACTGCGCAGAGCCCCTGGATGGGGGACGTTATGCCCTGCCGGGGGGTAGCCCGTGCTGCCCCAGCTGCTTTGCGAGACGCTACAGAAGTGGGGGCTCTAGCTCAATAGGGGCAGCGGAAGGACAGGCGTCCCTTGGTAAAGGAGGGGATGGTGCAGATCTTAATGGGAGGGAGCGGCGGCTTGGGCTGAGCATGGAAGGGGGTAATCTCCCAGGCCAGAACCCCTCGCCCCATACCCACGCTGTCCTACAACAACCACTGCTCCAGCAACACCTCGTCCACCCACCGCAACCCCCAGACGCGAGCATTGGGGCCCGCAGTTCTCACCGCGCGTCCCTGGCCTGCGAGCTCCAAGGGCCTCTTGAACCCACTCGGCGGGGCTGCGGCGCCGGACTCGCTCCCAAGCGGGGGAGGCGGTCGCCCACTGGTGGACGGAGGCGGGGGCCCCTGGGGTAG
- the Tomm6 gene encoding mitochondrial import receptor subunit TOM6 homolog, with amino-acid sequence MASSGVTVSAAGSAGENSEVPDNVGDWLRGVYRFATDRNDFRRNLILNLGLFAAGVWLARNLSDIDLMAPQPGV; translated from the exons ATGGCTTCCAGCGGTGTGACGGTGAGCGCCGCCGGCTCGGCCGGTGAGAACTCCGAGGTTCCAGACAACGTGGGAGACTGGCTTCGCGGCGTCTACCGCTTCGCCACCGATCGGAACGACTTCCGGAG GAACTTGATCCTCAATTTGGGACTCTTTGCTGCTGGAGtttggctggccaggaacttgaGTGACATTGATTTGATGGCACCTCAGCCAGGGGTGTAG